The following are encoded in a window of Citrobacter freundii genomic DNA:
- a CDS encoding flavin reductase family protein, producing the protein MSHFRPVELHHASRLLNHGPTVLITSRDENTQRRNVMAAAWSMPVEFDPPRIAIVVDKTAWSRELIERSGMFGIVIPGVAATNWTYAVGSVSGRVEDKFNCYGIPVVKGPVLGLPLIEAKCLAWMECRLLPATTAQEKYDTLFGQVVSAAADDRVFVDGRWQFDDDKLNTLHHLGAGTFITSGKRITAGE; encoded by the coding sequence ATGAGTCATTTCCGTCCGGTTGAATTACACCATGCCAGCCGACTGTTAAATCACGGTCCAACGGTCTTGATAACCAGTCGTGATGAAAATACGCAGCGGCGAAATGTGATGGCGGCGGCGTGGTCCATGCCCGTTGAGTTTGACCCGCCGCGTATTGCCATTGTGGTGGATAAGACCGCCTGGTCGCGTGAACTCATTGAACGTAGCGGCATGTTTGGCATTGTCATTCCCGGCGTGGCGGCAACTAACTGGACCTACGCGGTGGGCAGCGTTTCTGGTCGCGTGGAAGATAAATTTAACTGCTACGGCATTCCGGTAGTCAAAGGTCCGGTGCTGGGCTTACCGCTGATAGAGGCTAAATGCCTGGCGTGGATGGAGTGTCGCCTGCTGCCTGCAACAACTGCGCAAGAGAAATATGACACCCTGTTCGGTCAGGTTGTTTCCGCTGCAGCGGACGATCGCGTCTTTGTCGACGGACGCTGGCAGTTCGATGATGACAAACTCAACACCCTGCATCATCTCGGTGCGGGCACCTTTATCACCAGCGGAAAACGCATTACTGCAGGTGAGTGA
- a CDS encoding amino acid ABC transporter ATP-binding protein produces MSHSPEGHISITGVSKSFGRHKALDDVSLEIPPGTVTVILGPSGSGKSTLLRAINHLERVDEGFIQIDGDYIGYRRQGDKLYELKEADILRQRINVGYVFQNFNLFPHLTVLENLIEAPVAHGLASRKSATERALTLLDAVGLRHKADAWSRHLSGGQQQRIAIARALALNPRVMLFDEPTSALDPELVGEVLDVIKGLAKSGTTLVVVTHEIGFAREVADQVVFMVDGKIVEQGSSEQVLNHPRHPRTQQFLSKVL; encoded by the coding sequence ATGTCCCACTCGCCTGAAGGCCATATTTCCATTACTGGCGTCAGCAAGTCCTTCGGCCGCCATAAAGCGCTGGATGACGTGTCGCTGGAGATCCCGCCTGGTACGGTAACGGTTATTCTCGGGCCATCGGGTTCGGGAAAATCCACGTTACTGCGGGCAATCAACCATCTGGAGCGCGTCGATGAAGGCTTCATTCAGATCGACGGCGACTATATAGGTTATCGCCGACAGGGAGACAAACTGTATGAACTGAAAGAGGCGGATATTCTGCGCCAGCGCATTAACGTGGGCTATGTGTTTCAGAACTTTAATCTCTTCCCGCACTTAACGGTACTGGAGAACCTGATTGAAGCGCCGGTGGCTCACGGACTCGCGTCACGGAAATCCGCTACCGAGCGGGCATTAACCCTGCTGGATGCGGTAGGCTTGCGGCATAAAGCCGATGCCTGGTCACGCCATTTATCTGGCGGGCAGCAGCAGCGTATCGCCATCGCTCGTGCGCTGGCGTTGAACCCGCGTGTGATGCTGTTTGATGAACCGACATCCGCGCTTGATCCTGAACTGGTGGGCGAAGTGCTGGATGTCATTAAAGGCCTGGCAAAGTCCGGTACCACGTTAGTGGTGGTGACGCACGAGATTGGTTTTGCCCGGGAGGTGGCGGATCAGGTGGTGTTTATGGTCGATGGTAAAATCGTCGAGCAGGGTAGCAGCGAGCAGGTACTGAATCATCCGCGTCATCCGCGCACGCAGCAGTTTTTGTCGAAGGTGCTGTGA
- the nhoA gene encoding N-hydroxyarylamine O-acetyltransferase, with amino-acid sequence MTPFLTAYFSRIGWSGTANVNIDTLQALHLLHNGAIPFENLDVLLPREMQLDEQSLEEKLVGARRGGYCFEQNGVFERALREIGFTVRSLLGRVVLANPPSLPPRTHRLLLVELQGEAWIADVGFGGQTLTAPIRLQADIEQQTPHGEYRLIREDEDWILQFRHHEHWQSMYHFDLVTQHQSDHLIGNFWSAHWPQSHFRHHLLMCRHLPDGGKLTLTNFHFTHYEAGHAVEQINLPDVASLYALLQDRFGLGVDDAKHGFTEAELATVMAAFDTHPEAGK; translated from the coding sequence ATGACGCCTTTTTTAACCGCTTATTTTTCCCGTATTGGCTGGTCAGGTACGGCTAACGTCAACATTGACACTTTGCAGGCGCTGCATTTACTGCACAACGGTGCGATTCCGTTTGAAAATCTCGATGTGCTGCTGCCGCGAGAAATGCAGCTCGACGAGCAGTCGCTGGAAGAGAAACTGGTGGGCGCGCGTCGCGGCGGCTATTGCTTTGAGCAGAATGGGGTATTTGAGCGTGCGCTGCGGGAGATTGGCTTTACCGTGCGCAGTTTACTTGGGCGGGTGGTGCTGGCAAATCCGCCCAGCTTGCCGCCGCGCACGCATCGACTGTTACTGGTCGAATTACAAGGTGAAGCGTGGATTGCCGATGTTGGTTTTGGCGGACAAACGCTAACCGCGCCGATTCGTCTGCAGGCCGACATTGAACAGCAGACACCGCACGGTGAATACCGGCTGATTCGGGAAGACGAGGACTGGATCCTGCAGTTCCGTCATCATGAGCACTGGCAATCGATGTACCACTTCGATCTGGTCACTCAGCATCAGAGCGATCATCTGATAGGTAACTTCTGGTCCGCGCATTGGCCACAGTCGCATTTTCGCCATCACCTGCTGATGTGTCGTCATCTGCCAGACGGCGGTAAGCTGACCCTGACCAACTTCCATTTTACGCACTATGAAGCGGGCCATGCGGTAGAACAGATTAACTTACCTGACGTCGCGAGCCTGTATGCTCTGTTACAGGACCGCTTTGGTCTGGGAGTTGATGATGCCAAACACGGCTTTACCGAGGCGGAACTGGCAACGGTGATGGCGGCGTTTGATACGCATCCGGAGGCGGGTAAATAG
- a CDS encoding L-talarate/galactarate dehydratase: protein MSLSANSDAVTYAKTANAKTAAETGDRIEWVKLSLAFLPLATPVSDAKVLTGRQKPLTEVAIIIAEIRSRDGFEGVGFSYSKRAGGQGIYAHAKEIADNLLGEDPNDIDKIYTKLLWAGASVGRSGMAVQAISPLDIALWDMKAKRAGLPLAKLLGAHRDSVQCYNTSGGFLHTPLDQVLKNVVISRENGIGGIKLKVGQPNCAEDIRRLTAVREALGDDFPLMVDANQQWDRETAIRMGRKMEQFNLIWIEEPLDAYDIEGHAQLAAALDTPIATGEMLTSFREHEQLILGNASDFVQPDAPRVGGISPFLKIMDLAAKHGRKLAPHFAMEVHLHLSAAYPLEPWLEHFEWLNPLFNEQLELRDGRMWVSDRHGLGFSISEQARRWTQLSCEFGKRP, encoded by the coding sequence ATGTCACTAAGTGCGAATTCCGATGCCGTAACTTATGCCAAAACGGCCAACGCAAAAACAGCGGCTGAAACAGGCGACCGTATTGAGTGGGTAAAACTGTCTCTGGCCTTTCTGCCGCTGGCAACGCCAGTCAGCGATGCTAAAGTGCTCACCGGTCGCCAGAAACCGTTAACTGAAGTCGCCATTATCATCGCTGAGATCCGTAGCCGTGACGGATTTGAAGGGGTGGGATTTAGCTACTCGAAGCGCGCAGGCGGTCAGGGTATTTATGCGCATGCCAAAGAGATCGCCGATAATCTGCTTGGCGAAGATCCGAACGATATAGACAAGATCTACACCAAATTGCTGTGGGCCGGCGCTTCCGTTGGCCGCAGCGGGATGGCGGTCCAGGCCATCTCCCCTCTCGACATCGCCCTGTGGGATATGAAGGCCAAGCGCGCGGGCCTGCCGCTGGCAAAACTGCTGGGCGCACATCGCGACTCCGTTCAGTGCTATAACACCTCCGGAGGATTCCTGCATACGCCGCTGGATCAGGTGCTCAAAAACGTGGTTATCTCCCGCGAAAACGGCATTGGCGGCATCAAACTGAAAGTCGGTCAGCCAAACTGCGCCGAAGATATTCGTCGCTTAACCGCGGTGCGTGAAGCGCTGGGCGATGACTTCCCGCTGATGGTTGACGCCAATCAGCAGTGGGATCGGGAAACCGCCATTCGCATGGGACGCAAAATGGAACAGTTCAATCTGATCTGGATTGAAGAGCCGCTGGATGCCTATGACATTGAAGGCCACGCTCAACTGGCTGCTGCGCTTGATACACCGATTGCCACCGGCGAAATGCTGACCAGTTTCCGCGAGCATGAGCAGTTGATCCTCGGCAACGCCAGTGATTTTGTGCAGCCCGACGCCCCACGCGTGGGCGGTATTTCTCCATTCCTTAAAATTATGGACCTGGCGGCAAAACACGGGCGCAAGCTGGCTCCACACTTTGCCATGGAAGTGCACCTGCATCTGTCCGCCGCTTACCCACTTGAACCGTGGCTGGAGCATTTTGAATGGCTGAACCCGTTATTCAATGAACAACTGGAACTGCGCGATGGTCGGATGTGGGTTTCAGATCGCCATGGTCTGGGATTCAGTATTAGCGAACAGGCACGCCGCTGGACGCAGTTAAGCTGTGAATTTGGCAAGCGCCCTTAA
- a CDS encoding MFS transporter: protein MNTIIKRTKVRYSILIFLFLATVFNYADRATLSVVAPIMSKELGFDPEAIGLAFSAFGISYVIMQLPGGWLLDRYGSRLVYGCALIGWSLVTMFQGTIYLYASPLIVLIILRLMMGAIEAPAFPANSRLSVQWFPNNERGFVTSVYQAAQYISLGIITPLMTIILHNLSWHFVFYYIGAIGVILGIFWLVKIRDPMHHPKVNQQELDYIRNGGGEPSLGNKKEPQKITFAQIKSVCVNRMMIGVYIGQFCVTSITWFFLTWFPTYLYQAKGMSILKVGFVASIPAIAGFIGGLLGGVFSDWLLKRGYSLTVARKLPVICGMLLSCVIVIANYTSSEFVVIAAMSLAFFAKGFGNLGWCVLSDTSPKEVLGIAGGVFNMCGNMASIITPLVIGVILANTQSFDYAILYVGSMGLIGLCSYLFVVGPLDRITLTPSVA, encoded by the coding sequence ATGAACACAATAATAAAGCGCACTAAAGTGCGTTACAGTATTTTGATATTTCTGTTTCTGGCCACCGTATTTAATTATGCCGATCGTGCAACGTTATCCGTTGTCGCACCGATTATGAGTAAAGAGTTGGGTTTTGACCCTGAAGCAATTGGGCTGGCCTTTTCTGCATTTGGTATTTCATACGTCATTATGCAATTGCCAGGCGGCTGGTTACTGGACCGTTACGGCTCTCGCCTGGTGTACGGCTGCGCGCTGATCGGCTGGTCGCTGGTGACCATGTTTCAGGGCACCATTTATCTGTATGCCAGTCCGCTGATCGTATTGATTATCTTACGTCTGATGATGGGCGCTATCGAAGCCCCCGCCTTCCCCGCCAACAGTCGCCTGAGTGTACAGTGGTTTCCTAATAACGAGCGCGGGTTTGTCACCTCAGTTTATCAGGCAGCGCAATATATCTCGCTAGGCATTATTACGCCGCTGATGACCATCATATTGCATAATTTGAGCTGGCATTTTGTCTTTTATTATATCGGGGCAATTGGCGTTATTCTGGGTATATTCTGGCTGGTTAAGATCAGAGATCCGATGCATCACCCGAAAGTTAACCAGCAGGAACTTGACTACATTCGTAATGGCGGTGGCGAACCATCGTTGGGAAATAAGAAAGAACCACAAAAAATCACCTTTGCGCAGATTAAAAGCGTTTGCGTCAACAGGATGATGATCGGTGTTTATATCGGGCAGTTCTGTGTCACATCCATTACCTGGTTCTTCCTGACCTGGTTTCCGACTTATCTGTACCAGGCTAAGGGAATGTCGATTCTCAAGGTCGGGTTTGTCGCCAGTATTCCTGCGATTGCCGGTTTTATCGGTGGATTGTTAGGTGGCGTATTCTCTGACTGGTTATTGAAACGCGGCTACAGCCTGACGGTTGCCCGCAAGCTGCCGGTCATCTGCGGGATGCTGCTTTCCTGCGTGATTGTTATCGCCAACTACACCTCTTCAGAATTTGTGGTGATTGCCGCCATGAGCCTGGCATTTTTCGCCAAAGGTTTTGGCAATCTGGGCTGGTGCGTACTCAGCGATACCTCACCAAAAGAAGTGTTGGGCATTGCCGGAGGTGTGTTCAATATGTGCGGCAACATGGCCAGTATCATCACCCCACTGGTTATCGGCGTCATCCTTGCCAATACCCAGTCGTTTGATTACGCCATTTTATACGTCGGCTCGATGGGGCTGATTGGGCTGTGTTCGTATCTGTTTGTCGTCGGACCGTTGGATCGTATTACCCTGACGCCGTCCGTCGCGTGA
- the pptA gene encoding tautomerase PptA, with protein MPHVDIKCFPRDLNDEQKSALAAEITEVIVRHLQSKDSSVSVALNEVDPKAWQQVWDREIAPHMDTLIKKPGYSM; from the coding sequence ATGCCGCACGTTGATATTAAATGTTTTCCCCGCGATTTGAATGATGAACAAAAATCCGCGCTGGCGGCGGAGATTACCGAGGTGATCGTTCGCCATCTGCAAAGTAAAGACAGCTCGGTGAGCGTCGCGCTCAATGAGGTTGACCCAAAAGCCTGGCAGCAGGTGTGGGATAGGGAAATCGCACCGCACATGGATACGCTGATTAAAAAACCGGGTTACAGTATGTGA
- a CDS encoding LacI family DNA-binding transcriptional regulator codes for MTVSRALNTPQMVRPKTVEKVMQAVRATGYIPNALAGGLASRRSKLIAVVVPQINNNMFVDTIQSLSDELAERGYHILLCVAGYTQQTEAELVATLLSRRPDGVVLTGIHHTVELKKVILNAAIPVVEIWDLTPTPIDMLVGFSHEKVGQAVADYLLAKGYRRPGLLWTADRRAGQRKHGLCDVLSRHGITTVPQVDVPLPASLALGRSGLTQLFADSEFDVIVCSSDTLAQGAIMEAESRGLAVPHDLAVVGFGDLDFAASNRPAITTVSVDRRAIGQRAASLLADRIEHIPREDDIIDVGFHLIVRESA; via the coding sequence ATGACCGTAAGCAGGGCGCTGAATACCCCGCAAATGGTGCGCCCGAAAACAGTAGAAAAGGTGATGCAGGCCGTTCGCGCCACCGGATATATTCCCAACGCACTGGCGGGGGGGTTGGCCTCACGTCGCAGCAAACTGATTGCGGTAGTGGTCCCACAAATTAACAACAATATGTTTGTCGATACCATTCAGTCGTTGAGCGACGAACTGGCTGAACGTGGGTATCACATCTTGCTGTGCGTGGCTGGGTATACGCAGCAAACCGAAGCCGAGCTGGTAGCGACGCTGCTTTCTCGTCGACCGGACGGCGTGGTGCTCACGGGTATCCACCACACCGTTGAGTTGAAAAAAGTGATCCTCAACGCCGCCATCCCGGTAGTGGAAATCTGGGATTTGACGCCAACCCCCATCGATATGCTGGTGGGGTTCTCGCACGAAAAAGTCGGGCAGGCGGTGGCTGACTATCTCCTTGCAAAAGGTTATCGTCGCCCGGGCCTGTTATGGACCGCCGATCGCCGCGCCGGTCAGCGTAAACACGGACTCTGTGATGTGTTGAGTCGCCATGGCATTACCACGGTGCCGCAGGTGGATGTGCCGCTTCCGGCTTCGCTGGCGTTGGGACGCAGTGGCTTGACGCAGCTTTTTGCCGACAGCGAATTTGATGTGATTGTCTGTAGCTCGGATACCCTCGCGCAGGGGGCAATTATGGAGGCGGAAAGCCGTGGTTTGGCGGTACCACACGATTTAGCAGTGGTGGGCTTTGGCGATCTTGATTTTGCCGCTAGCAATCGCCCGGCAATTACCACCGTCAGCGTAGACCGCCGCGCCATTGGACAGCGTGCCGCCTCGCTGCTCGCCGACAGAATTGAGCACATTCCTCGTGAAGACGATATTATCGATGTCGGATTTCATCTTATCGTACGCGAGTCCGCGTAA
- a CDS encoding amino acid ABC transporter permease: MKTTETIKVVPARYPMRTAGAIVALFVLAVIIQSVAFNPRWEWGVFARWFFDPVILSGLGQTLLLTLIGTLLSVVFGGLLALARLSSSWLLNSLAWGYIWLFRSLPLIVVLIILYNFSYLYDTLTIGIPFTHVQWGSFATINVLGQFSTAVVGLTLVQSAYTAEIIRGGFLGVDHGQYEAAAALGLPAWRRTLRIILPQALRTILPAGFNEIISLAKGTAMVYVLAMPELFYTIQMIYNRTQEVIPLLMVGAVWYLAITSVLSLIQHLVERALARSERRSAINTTRVSRAVKGRRQLTPQEVVHVPLA; the protein is encoded by the coding sequence ATGAAAACGACGGAAACCATCAAAGTCGTCCCGGCACGCTATCCGATGCGCACGGCAGGTGCGATAGTCGCGCTGTTTGTGCTGGCGGTGATTATCCAGTCGGTGGCGTTTAATCCGCGTTGGGAGTGGGGCGTGTTTGCCCGCTGGTTCTTCGACCCGGTGATTTTGTCCGGTCTGGGGCAAACGTTGCTGCTGACCCTTATCGGCACACTGTTGAGTGTGGTGTTCGGTGGATTGCTGGCACTGGCACGTCTCTCATCATCGTGGCTGCTGAATAGCCTGGCCTGGGGATACATCTGGCTGTTTCGCTCGCTGCCGCTGATCGTGGTGCTGATAATCTTATACAATTTCTCGTATCTGTACGACACGCTGACGATTGGCATTCCTTTCACCCACGTTCAGTGGGGCAGCTTCGCGACCATCAATGTACTGGGTCAGTTTTCTACCGCGGTAGTGGGTTTGACGCTGGTGCAAAGCGCCTATACCGCCGAGATTATTCGTGGCGGATTTCTCGGTGTCGATCACGGCCAGTATGAGGCTGCGGCAGCGCTGGGTTTACCTGCCTGGCGACGCACGCTGCGCATTATCCTGCCGCAGGCGCTGCGCACCATTTTGCCTGCCGGCTTCAATGAAATTATTAGCCTGGCGAAAGGCACGGCGATGGTTTACGTGCTGGCGATGCCGGAGCTGTTTTACACCATCCAGATGATCTACAACCGTACCCAGGAGGTGATCCCGTTGCTGATGGTTGGGGCGGTGTGGTATCTGGCGATCACCAGCGTTCTGTCGCTGATTCAACACCTGGTTGAACGCGCGCTGGCCCGCAGCGAACGGCGCTCAGCCATCAATACCACCCGCGTCAGCCGCGCAGTTAAAGGTCGCCGTCAACTTACGCCTCAGGAGGTCGTCCATGTCCCACTCGCCTGA
- a CDS encoding amidohydrolase has translation MSLASTLIGWRRELHQYPELSLQEVATTARIRDWLRAADVNILPFELSTGLVAEVGRGDDVIALRADIDALPIEENADVAFRSVTPGVMHACGHDVHTSVMLGAALLLKQQESALPGRVRILFQPAEENFGGAKALIRAGALQNVAAIFGMHNEPGLPVGEFATRGGAFYANVDRVVLRIHGKGAHAARPHEGKDAILLASQLVTVLQGVASREVNTLDSVVLSVTRIQGGNTWNVLPESVELEGTLRTHRTVVQQQVKSRVNDIAAGFAHAFGAQIDVIWHAGPTALVNDSRWAEIATEVAKTSGYTTHYADLHMGGEDFAVYLQNTPGAFVSIGSASEYGLHHPGFNPDERLIEPAAQYFTHLAKTAFTHL, from the coding sequence ATGTCATTGGCCTCGACGCTTATCGGCTGGCGCCGTGAACTGCACCAGTATCCGGAGCTGTCCTTACAGGAGGTGGCGACTACAGCACGTATTCGCGACTGGTTGCGTGCTGCCGACGTCAACATTTTGCCCTTTGAACTGAGCACCGGTCTGGTGGCTGAGGTTGGGCGAGGAGACGATGTTATCGCCCTGCGGGCCGATATCGACGCCTTACCGATAGAAGAGAATGCCGATGTGGCGTTTCGCTCCGTAACGCCGGGGGTCATGCACGCCTGCGGACACGACGTGCATACCAGCGTCATGCTCGGTGCTGCGCTGTTGTTGAAACAGCAAGAAAGCGCATTACCGGGGCGGGTTCGTATCCTGTTTCAGCCTGCGGAAGAAAACTTTGGTGGCGCGAAAGCGTTAATCCGCGCCGGGGCGCTACAAAACGTAGCGGCGATTTTCGGTATGCACAACGAGCCTGGCTTACCGGTGGGTGAGTTTGCCACGCGTGGCGGCGCATTTTATGCCAACGTCGATCGTGTCGTGCTGCGTATCCATGGCAAAGGCGCACATGCCGCTCGGCCACATGAAGGCAAAGATGCCATTCTGCTTGCCAGCCAACTGGTGACGGTGTTGCAAGGCGTGGCCAGCCGGGAGGTTAACACGCTGGATTCGGTGGTGTTGAGCGTGACCCGTATTCAGGGCGGCAACACGTGGAACGTGCTGCCAGAATCCGTTGAGCTGGAAGGGACGCTCAGAACCCATCGCACAGTCGTTCAGCAGCAGGTCAAATCACGGGTGAATGACATCGCCGCCGGATTTGCCCACGCCTTTGGCGCACAAATTGATGTTATCTGGCACGCGGGCCCCACGGCGCTGGTCAACGATTCGCGCTGGGCAGAGATTGCCACCGAGGTGGCAAAAACCTCCGGGTACACGACGCACTATGCCGATCTGCATATGGGGGGAGAGGATTTTGCCGTCTATCTGCAAAATACGCCCGGGGCATTTGTCAGTATTGGCAGCGCCAGCGAATACGGATTACACCATCCGGGATTTAATCCTGACGAACGATTAATTGAACCCGCCGCGCAGTACTTTACGCATTTAGCGAAAACGGCATTCACACACCTTTAA
- a CDS encoding GNAT family N-acetyltransferase, translating to MSDQFRVVSPEAAELQPILNGLFAEYAARYGDYFSRDAEVELTEWYLAPQGIFVVLERDGEIIATGAYKPYDKDTAEIKRIWTQSTLRKQGLAAHVVQELERRALLAGYSRIYLTTGFRQPEAVQLYLRQGYDPQFDIARNPEEYSLPPFDGRLRFTKLLTIAGQAKIA from the coding sequence GTGAGCGATCAATTCCGCGTGGTCTCGCCGGAGGCGGCAGAACTGCAGCCGATTCTGAACGGTCTGTTTGCTGAATATGCCGCGCGCTATGGCGATTATTTTTCCCGTGATGCTGAAGTTGAATTGACCGAATGGTATCTGGCGCCGCAGGGGATCTTTGTGGTGCTGGAGCGTGACGGCGAGATTATCGCCACCGGGGCCTACAAACCTTACGACAAAGACACGGCTGAGATTAAACGCATCTGGACCCAAAGCACCCTGCGTAAGCAGGGGCTGGCGGCGCACGTGGTACAGGAACTGGAACGACGGGCGCTACTGGCGGGCTACAGCCGTATCTACCTGACGACAGGGTTTCGCCAACCGGAGGCCGTTCAGCTCTATTTGCGTCAGGGGTACGATCCACAATTTGATATTGCACGTAACCCGGAAGAGTACAGCCTGCCGCCGTTTGACGGTCGGCTGCGCTTTACCAAACTGTTGACCATCGCAGGTCAGGCAAAAATTGCCTGA
- a CDS encoding MsnO8 family LLM class oxidoreductase, protein MSYCLSILDKSPIGETETAAIALARTLQLAQLAEAWGYHRFWIAEHHNTPQLASPSPELVIAWILGQTQRIRVGSGGVMLQHYSPYKVAENFNLLASLAPGRVDLGVGKAPGGLPLSTQALQQGLHQSEKGSFAEQLSQLDAWLALTGTETGHAVFPTPIPPSPPQRFVLGASVPSAQLAAESDWNFIFAAHLNGDPALLRDVLTYWQANSVRPTIVAVQVIVANNPETAAQLAENVQIWGVELEDGQRVTVASEEQALAFAAQAGSVPRKIARRAQALLHGTAEDVAAKLNSLHAQYGIDEFIIDTPLAEGHARLTSLHLLAQAHSAVEVV, encoded by the coding sequence ATGTCATATTGCCTGAGTATTCTCGATAAAAGCCCCATAGGGGAAACCGAAACTGCCGCCATTGCGCTTGCCCGTACGCTACAGCTGGCACAGCTGGCAGAGGCGTGGGGATACCACCGCTTTTGGATAGCGGAGCATCACAATACGCCGCAGCTAGCCAGTCCGTCACCGGAGCTGGTGATCGCCTGGATCCTTGGCCAAACACAACGTATCCGCGTTGGCTCTGGTGGCGTTATGCTGCAACATTACAGCCCGTATAAAGTAGCGGAAAACTTCAATTTACTGGCATCACTGGCCCCAGGGCGCGTTGATCTCGGCGTGGGGAAAGCCCCAGGCGGTCTACCGCTGTCAACGCAGGCGCTCCAGCAGGGGCTACATCAGAGTGAAAAGGGCAGCTTTGCCGAGCAGCTTTCGCAGCTCGATGCCTGGCTGGCATTGACCGGGACGGAAACCGGGCACGCGGTATTTCCGACGCCGATCCCGCCCTCTCCGCCGCAAAGATTCGTGTTGGGGGCCAGCGTGCCAAGCGCACAGTTGGCGGCAGAGTCTGATTGGAATTTTATCTTTGCCGCGCACCTGAACGGTGATCCGGCGCTGCTACGCGATGTTCTGACTTACTGGCAAGCCAACAGTGTGCGCCCGACGATTGTCGCCGTGCAGGTGATTGTGGCGAACAATCCGGAGACTGCCGCGCAATTGGCGGAGAACGTACAAATATGGGGCGTTGAGCTGGAAGATGGTCAACGCGTGACGGTGGCCAGTGAAGAGCAGGCGTTGGCATTCGCCGCACAGGCGGGTAGCGTGCCACGAAAAATTGCCCGTCGAGCGCAGGCGTTGTTGCACGGAACGGCCGAAGATGTGGCCGCAAAGCTGAACAGCCTGCACGCGCAGTACGGCATTGATGAATTTATTATCGATACCCCGCTAGCAGAAGGTCATGCGCGTCTGACATCGCTGCATTTGTTGGCGCAGGCCCATTCCGCTGTGGAGGTCGTCTGA
- a CDS encoding PhzF family isomerase, giving the protein MKPQVYHVDAFTPHPFRGNSAGVVLHADGLSEAQMQLIARELRHSETAFLLTSDDSDVRIRYFTPTVEVPICGHATVAAHYVRASVLGLGNTTVWQTSLAGRHRVDIHAEDNGYRISLEQGTPTFEPPLEGPTRAAIIAALHLTEDDILPGLPLQIASTGHSKVMIPLKPEVDLDALSPDLSALIAISQHIGCNGFFPFQIRSGENATDGRMFSPAIGIVEDPVTGNANGPMGAWLVHHNLMAHDGKTLHVQGHQGRALGRDGIVEVTVAIQDNQPQKVTITGAAVILFHAEWAIDFN; this is encoded by the coding sequence ATGAAACCACAGGTTTACCACGTCGATGCCTTTACTCCACACCCGTTTCGCGGCAATTCCGCAGGCGTTGTGCTGCATGCTGACGGACTGAGTGAGGCGCAGATGCAGCTGATTGCGCGTGAACTGCGTCATTCTGAAACCGCTTTTCTGCTCACCAGCGACGACAGTGACGTGCGTATTCGCTATTTCACGCCAACGGTCGAAGTACCTATCTGTGGGCACGCCACCGTCGCCGCACACTATGTTCGCGCCAGCGTGCTTGGACTGGGCAATACGACCGTCTGGCAAACGTCGTTGGCCGGGCGTCACCGCGTTGATATTCATGCTGAAGATAACGGCTATCGCATCAGTCTGGAACAGGGTACGCCGACTTTTGAGCCGCCGCTGGAGGGACCCACGCGTGCAGCCATCATCGCAGCCCTGCATCTGACCGAAGACGATATACTGCCGGGACTGCCGCTCCAGATTGCCTCGACCGGGCATTCGAAAGTGATGATCCCGTTGAAACCAGAGGTCGACCTCGACGCCCTGTCCCCGGACCTGTCGGCATTAATCGCGATCAGCCAGCACATTGGCTGCAACGGCTTCTTCCCGTTTCAGATTCGATCAGGGGAAAATGCCACTGATGGTCGGATGTTTTCACCGGCGATTGGCATTGTGGAGGATCCGGTCACCGGCAATGCCAATGGTCCAATGGGCGCATGGCTGGTGCACCACAACCTAATGGCTCATGACGGAAAAACCTTGCATGTTCAGGGGCATCAAGGCCGTGCGCTGGGACGCGACGGCATTGTCGAGGTGACGGTGGCAATCCAGGACAATCAGCCGCAAAAAGTGACGATTACCGGTGCGGCGGTGATCCTGTTTCATGCCGAATGGGCGATAGATTTTAATTGA